The following are encoded in a window of Mycolicibacterium tusciae JS617 genomic DNA:
- a CDS encoding site-specific integrase translates to MLVVKVVSPLSSRESFTVLGEDGVPVAPVERYLKYLTDIERSPNTIKAYAHDLKDWFTFLGGCGLDWRSVSLEDIGAFVAWLRLPTALRQGAIAVLPSVEHHCGESTVNRKLSALAAFYLHAVRDGIEVGELLTTWQIGGSRGGWKPFLHHISKHMPLPRRTVSLKAPKKLPRVLIPGEIQTLLDACDRLRDRFLLALLYDTGMRIGEALGLRHSDIAAADRQITVCRRDNDNRARAKSLTVRTVPVSAELIRLYADYLHAEYGDLDSDYVFVNLWGRPHGHPLTYSAVYDLVRRLRRRTDIDFDPHWLRHTAATRMLRDGIGLEVVAKLLGHANVTVTAATYGHLNVEDARKAMEHAGWFIGKAQVNL, encoded by the coding sequence GTGCTTGTTGTGAAGGTGGTTTCACCGCTCTCGTCGCGTGAATCGTTCACCGTCCTCGGCGAGGACGGTGTGCCGGTGGCACCGGTGGAGCGGTATCTGAAGTATTTGACCGACATAGAGCGGTCGCCGAACACGATCAAGGCCTATGCCCATGATCTGAAGGACTGGTTCACGTTCCTGGGCGGGTGCGGCCTGGACTGGCGGTCGGTGAGTCTGGAGGATATCGGCGCGTTCGTCGCCTGGCTGCGGCTGCCCACGGCGCTGCGGCAGGGCGCGATCGCCGTGCTGCCCTCGGTGGAGCATCACTGCGGCGAGTCAACGGTGAACCGGAAGCTGTCGGCGTTGGCGGCGTTCTATCTGCACGCCGTTCGCGACGGGATCGAGGTCGGCGAGCTGCTGACGACCTGGCAGATCGGAGGGTCGAGAGGCGGTTGGAAGCCGTTTCTGCACCACATCAGCAAGCACATGCCGCTACCCCGGCGAACAGTGTCGTTGAAGGCGCCGAAGAAGCTGCCGCGAGTGCTGATCCCCGGCGAGATCCAAACACTGCTGGACGCGTGTGACCGGTTGCGGGATCGGTTCCTGTTGGCGCTGCTCTATGACACCGGGATGCGCATCGGTGAGGCGCTGGGGCTGCGTCACAGCGACATCGCCGCCGCTGATCGGCAGATCACAGTTTGTCGGCGTGACAACGACAACCGAGCCCGCGCCAAATCGTTGACGGTCCGGACCGTTCCGGTGAGCGCGGAACTGATTCGGTTGTATGCCGATTACCTTCACGCTGAATACGGCGACCTCGACAGCGACTACGTTTTCGTCAACCTCTGGGGGCGGCCACACGGCCATCCGTTGACCTATAGCGCGGTCTACGACCTGGTCCGCCGTTTGCGCCGGCGCACGGACATCGACTTCGACCCGCATTGGCTGCGCCACACCGCAGCGACCAGGATGCTGCGCGACGGGATCGGATTGGAGGTCGTGGCCAAGCTGCTCGGCCACGCCAATGTCACCGTCACCGCCGCGACATACGGGCATCTGAACGTGGAGGACGCCCGCAAGGCGATGGAGCACGCGGGCTGGTTCATCGGAAAGGCCCAGGTGAACCTATGA
- a CDS encoding tyrosine-type recombinase/integrase, producing the protein MTALEPNSTPGLLGLLIAGVRAEFRSDALEFASDDAVFGGGSCRVTDCGRSARGHGLCQGHHQRWANAGRPDLEEFTASTDPRWRKHRPNQACRVDGCGYGSARRGLCQLHAQRWERAGRPPLTSWLRDPLPVKQPRPGATCQIGHCSLWPQAKSPLCHSHTNTWKANDRNDIDEFVARFESNDTPANETIQLGMLTPQLKLEMQYVLQQRHDDRRGKLTPAVVARVVRLLIDTATTSLLDFDADQWRQRSAVLLNDTRSRGLLLYAHLTMLDLAEAGGWEAEYPRDVWRMHRLGYEGHYTLRFDRIPQPWLREPAKRWIRLRLSRGLNLEAGGGRPLLAIARFGRFLADVDIDDISRIDRELLERYLAHLNQEYSPQRRGAHIGLLNGFFAAIRQHCWATGLPDTAMFFAEDHPKRGEHLPRALAEHVMTQLEHHDNLDQFNNPAYRLITVILMRCGLRITDALRLRGDCVTTDADGAPYLRYFNHKMKRDALVPIAPDLVDMIGHQRRLVSERWPGGTGLLFPRPTKNIDGQVPLGIPTYREAMHRWLAACDIRDEHNRRVHLTPHQWRHTLGTRLINRDVPQEVVRHILDHDSPQMTAHYARLHDTTVRRAWEAARKVDSHGREVNLDPDGPMADAAWAKQRLGRATQALPNGYCGLPVQQSCPHANACLTCPMFLTTQEFLPQHRTQRKQTLQLITAAEARGHKRLAEMNRQVLGNLDAIITSLDTPTDPTAAEHAS; encoded by the coding sequence ATGACCGCCCTGGAGCCCAACTCAACGCCGGGCCTGCTGGGCCTGCTCATAGCCGGTGTTCGCGCCGAATTCCGCAGCGACGCATTGGAGTTCGCCTCGGACGACGCCGTATTCGGTGGAGGGTCCTGCCGCGTCACCGACTGCGGACGCAGCGCCCGTGGCCATGGCCTCTGTCAAGGTCACCACCAGCGATGGGCCAACGCGGGCCGCCCCGACCTCGAAGAGTTCACTGCCTCGACCGACCCGCGTTGGCGCAAACATCGCCCCAACCAGGCATGTCGGGTCGACGGCTGCGGTTACGGGTCGGCTCGCCGCGGATTGTGTCAGCTGCACGCGCAACGGTGGGAACGCGCCGGGCGGCCGCCCCTGACCTCGTGGTTACGTGATCCGCTGCCGGTGAAACAGCCCCGGCCCGGCGCGACCTGCCAGATCGGGCACTGCTCGTTATGGCCGCAGGCCAAGTCGCCGCTATGCCATTCCCACACCAACACTTGGAAAGCGAACGACCGCAACGATATCGACGAGTTCGTCGCAAGATTCGAATCCAACGACACACCGGCAAACGAGACGATTCAGCTCGGGATGCTCACGCCGCAGCTCAAACTGGAGATGCAGTACGTACTGCAGCAACGCCACGACGACCGACGCGGCAAGCTGACGCCGGCCGTTGTCGCCAGGGTGGTCCGACTACTGATAGACACCGCCACCACCTCGCTGCTCGACTTCGACGCCGACCAATGGCGGCAACGCTCAGCCGTGCTACTCAACGACACGAGATCTCGCGGCTTGCTGCTCTATGCCCACCTCACCATGCTGGACTTGGCCGAGGCCGGAGGTTGGGAAGCCGAATACCCACGCGACGTCTGGCGGATGCACCGGCTCGGCTACGAAGGCCACTACACACTGCGGTTCGACCGCATCCCGCAACCCTGGCTCAGAGAGCCGGCCAAACGATGGATCCGGCTGCGCCTCTCACGCGGACTCAACCTCGAAGCAGGCGGTGGACGCCCGCTGCTGGCCATCGCCCGATTCGGACGATTTCTCGCTGACGTCGACATCGACGACATCAGCCGGATCGACCGGGAACTGCTCGAACGCTACCTCGCGCACCTGAACCAGGAATACAGCCCACAGCGCCGAGGCGCCCACATCGGCCTGCTCAATGGATTCTTTGCCGCGATCCGCCAACATTGCTGGGCCACAGGACTTCCCGACACTGCGATGTTCTTCGCCGAGGACCACCCCAAGCGCGGCGAACACCTGCCCAGAGCGTTGGCCGAACACGTCATGACCCAGCTCGAACACCACGACAACCTCGACCAGTTCAACAACCCTGCCTATCGACTGATCACCGTCATCCTGATGCGTTGCGGGCTCCGGATCACCGACGCCCTGCGATTGCGCGGCGACTGCGTCACCACAGACGCCGACGGGGCACCCTATCTGCGCTACTTCAACCACAAGATGAAGCGGGACGCCCTTGTTCCGATCGCCCCAGACCTCGTCGACATGATCGGCCACCAACGCCGACTCGTCTCCGAACGCTGGCCCGGCGGCACTGGACTGCTGTTCCCGCGCCCCACCAAGAACATCGACGGCCAAGTCCCCCTGGGGATCCCGACCTACCGCGAGGCGATGCACCGATGGCTCGCAGCCTGCGACATCCGCGACGAGCACAACCGGCGGGTGCATTTGACGCCGCACCAGTGGCGCCACACGCTCGGCACCCGCCTGATCAACCGCGACGTTCCGCAAGAGGTCGTGCGCCACATCCTCGACCACGACTCACCGCAGATGACCGCCCACTACGCTCGCCTGCACGACACCACCGTCCGCCGAGCCTGGGAAGCCGCCCGCAAAGTCGACAGCCACGGGCGTGAGGTCAACCTCGACCCAGACGGACCGATGGCCGACGCCGCTTGGGCCAAACAACGCCTCGGTCGCGCCACCCAAGCCCTACCCAACGGCTACTGCGGTCTGCCCGTCCAACAGAGCTGCCCACACGCCAACGCCTGCCTGACTTGCCCCATGTTCCTCACCACCCAGGAATTCCTGCCGCAACATCGGACCCAACGCAAGCAGACACTGCAACTGATCACAGCAGCAGAAGCTCGCGGACACAAACGGCTGGCCGAGATGAACCGCCAGGTTTTGGGCAACCTCGACGCCATCATCACCTCGCTCGACACTCCCACCGATCCGACGGCAGCCGAACATGCGAGCTGA
- a CDS encoding DUF6262 family protein: MRADNSIHIVTAAKQRHELTRAKAIAALHELDRAGTKISFEAVAEHAGVSRSWLYTQPDLKDEINRIRALRRPQHDQAPPARQRAREDSLRQRLDVALRRNRELAEQNQRLRHQLAHALGQARDDTHKRPARDRDSITIDPC; encoded by the coding sequence ATGCGAGCTGACAACAGCATTCACATCGTCACCGCAGCCAAGCAGCGTCACGAGCTCACCCGCGCAAAAGCTATCGCCGCCTTGCACGAACTCGACCGCGCCGGAACCAAGATCAGCTTCGAAGCCGTCGCCGAACACGCCGGTGTCTCCCGGTCCTGGCTCTACACCCAGCCCGACCTCAAAGACGAGATCAACCGCATCCGTGCGCTACGCCGCCCGCAACACGACCAGGCTCCGCCAGCCCGGCAACGCGCCAGGGAAGACTCCCTGCGCCAGCGCCTCGACGTCGCACTTCGCCGCAACCGTGAACTCGCCGAACAGAATCAGCGACTGCGCCACCAACTCGCCCATGCTCTCGGACAAGCCCGCGACGACACCCACAAGCGACCCGCCCGAGATCGCGATTCGATAACAATCGACCCCTGCTGA